The Tistrella mobilis genome window below encodes:
- a CDS encoding methionine synthase yields MTRLLPTSTAGSLPKPSWLAEPEKLWSPWKLQGADLIEGKQDALRATLSEQERAGIDIVSDGEQTRQHFVTTFIEHLTGVDFEKRETVKIRDRYDASVPTVVGAVSRDRPVFVEDARFLRAQTASPIKWALPGPMTMIDTLYDAHYRSREKLAWEFATILNQEARELEAAGVDIIQFDEPAFNVFFDEVNDWGVATLERAIEGLTCETAVHICYGYGIKANIDWKKTLGSEWRQYERTFPRLQASNIDLVSLECHNSHVPMDLIELLRGKKVMVGAIDVATNTIETPEDVAETLRKALRFVDADKLYPCTNCGMAPLSRDVARGKLRALGAGAEIVRQELSASPA; encoded by the coding sequence ATGACCAGGCTCCTCCCCACATCGACCGCCGGCAGTCTCCCCAAACCCTCCTGGCTGGCCGAGCCCGAAAAGCTCTGGTCGCCCTGGAAGCTGCAGGGCGCGGACCTTATCGAGGGGAAACAGGACGCTCTGCGCGCGACCCTGTCCGAGCAGGAGCGTGCGGGGATTGATATCGTCTCCGACGGTGAACAGACGCGTCAGCATTTCGTCACCACCTTCATCGAGCATCTGACCGGCGTCGATTTTGAAAAGCGCGAGACCGTGAAGATCCGCGACCGCTACGATGCGAGCGTGCCCACCGTCGTGGGGGCGGTGTCCCGCGACAGGCCGGTCTTCGTCGAGGATGCCAGGTTCCTGCGCGCACAGACCGCCAGCCCGATCAAATGGGCGCTGCCGGGGCCGATGACGATGATCGACACGCTCTACGACGCCCACTATCGGAGCCGCGAGAAACTCGCCTGGGAATTCGCCACGATCCTCAATCAGGAAGCCCGCGAGCTTGAAGCCGCCGGGGTCGATATCATCCAGTTCGACGAACCCGCCTTCAACGTGTTCTTCGATGAAGTGAACGATTGGGGCGTCGCCACCCTCGAACGTGCGATCGAGGGGCTGACATGCGAGACGGCCGTCCATATCTGCTACGGCTATGGCATCAAGGCGAATATCGACTGGAAGAAGACCCTCGGATCGGAATGGCGCCAGTACGAGCGAACCTTCCCCAGGCTTCAGGCCTCCAATATCGACCTGGTTTCGCTGGAATGCCACAACTCGCATGTTCCGATGGACCTGATCGAGCTCCTCCGTGGCAAGAAGGTGATGGTCGGGGCCATCGACGTGGCGACCAATACCATTGAAACCCCTGAGGACGTGGCCGAGACCCTGCGAAAGGCGCTTCGGTTCGTGGATGCGGACAAGCTTTATCCCTGCACCAATTGCGGCATGGCCCCGCTCTCCCGCGATGTCGCTCGCGGCAAGCTCAGGGCACTCGGCGCAGGCGCGGAGATTGTCCGGCAGGAACTCTCTGCCTCCCCGGCTTAA